ATGCCGACGCCATCAGAGAATCGCCTCCCGGTGTCTCACCGCGTGGCATTGAAGCTGGAAGGCGACGGGCAGCGACGCGATGTGACAGGGCGCCATTTCCACATGAACGGCTAGGGCGGTGGTTCTGCCGCCGAGCCCCTGGGGCCCGATCCCCAGTGCATTGATGTCCGCCAGGAGGCCCCGCTCCAGGTCGCGGAGGCGCTCATCCGAGCCGTTCGGCTCTCCGATGGTCCTCAACAGGGCCCTCCGGGCAAGGACAATAGCCGTTTCCATTGCGCCTCCGATTCCGACCCCTACCAGCACCGGGGCGCAGGCATTGGCCGCTCCCTCCGCCACCTTCTGCAGTACATGCTGACGGATTCCCTCCCATCCCGCTGCCGGGAGAAGCATGGAAACGCCGCTCATGTTCTCGCTTCCCCCTCCTTTCGGCATGGCAATGATCCGGATCCGGTGCCCCGGCACAATCTCCGTGTGGAGAATCGCCGGTGTATTGTCACCCGTATTGACCCTGGAAAGGGGATCGCAGACCGATTTTCTCAGGTACCCGTCCCGGTAGGCCTGCCGAACGCCTTCCCGGACAGCCGACGGGAAATCGCCATCCACTACGTGTACGTCCTGCCCGATTTCTGCAAAGACAATAGCCAGTCCCGTGTCCTGGCAGAGAGGCAGTTTTTCCCGACAGGCCACATCGGCATTTTCCAGGATTCGGTCGAGAATCGAACAGGCCACGGATGAGGTCTCCCGCTCCCGAGCATCCCGGACCGTCTTGAGGAGATCCGCGGGAAGCTCCGTGTTGGCCTCCATGAACAGGCGGCGGACCGCCTCCGTGATTTCCCGGCATGGAATCTCGCGGACCTGTGCCATCGCCGACCTACATCCCCCTTCGAAATTCCAGGGCTTTCCCCAACGTCATCCGGTCCGCGTATTTCAGTTCGCCACCGACGGGAACCCCCTGGGCGATCCGGGTGATCGTCACGTCCGTCTGACGGAGCATTTTCGTGATCAGAAGGGCTGTCGATTCACCCTGGACGTTGGGATTGGTCGCCAGGATCACCTCCCGGACCCCTCCCCGGACGATACGGTCAAGCAATTCCTGGAGACGGAGCTGTTCCGGCCCGACTCCGTCCAGGGGCGCCAGTGCCCCGTGCAGGACGTGATACGTGCCTCGGTAGCTCTGGCTCTCCTCGATGGCGATCAGCGCATCCGGTTCCTCGACGACACAGACAGTGCCCCGGTCCCGAGAAGAATCGGCGCAGATGGGACAGACGTCTCCCTCGGAGAGGTGAAAACAGACGGAACACAGGTGGATCTTCCGCTTGACGTCAACGATGCTCTCGGCCAGCCTCTGGGCGTCTTCGCGGGATCCGCGGATAATGAAAGTGGCCAGGCGGGTGGCCGTCTTTTCTCCGATGCCGGGGAAGCGGGACAGCTCCTCGATCAGGCGGCGGATGGGAGGCGCATAACCGTTCATGGACGTTCCCGCTCAGGCCATCCCCGGGATATTGAAGCCGCCCGTGATCTTGGACATCTCTGTCGCCATCATCTCCTGGGATTTCCGCATCCCCTCGTTGACGGCGGCCAGGATGAGATCCTGCAGCATTTCCAGGTCGTCCGGATTGACGACGTCCCGCTCGATCCGGATGGACAACAGTTCGTTCCGGCCGTTCACGACCACCGTAACCATGCCTCCGCCGGCGCTGGCCTCCACGGTTCTCAGGGCAAGCTCTTCCTGGAGTTTGGCCATTTTTTCCTGGATTTTCTTCGCCTGCTTCACGATGTTGCCGAAATTGTTGGACATGCATGCTCCTATACCGCCGTTGCGGTCGATTATTTCGATATGATTTCGCGCACTTCTGCGCCATCAAAAAGATCCAGGGCTTTTTGCAGGATCGGCGAGTGCAGGGCTTCCTGCCTTTTCCGGTTTCTTGCGTCGATTTCCTCCCGCTCTCTGCCACCGTTGGCTCCGGATCCCTCCGGGGCTACCGGTTCCAGGTGCACCGTGAGCTGTCCGCCGAAATAGGTGCCTGCCAACTCCTGCAGGCGGTTCTTCTGGAGTTCAAGGTCTTCCAGAAAGACGTAATCCGTCGGGAAGCCGATCACGAGCCGCTGGTCCTCGACGTTCCGCACCCGGCCGGATTCGATTTTCGACCACAGCGGATAGCTCTGGTTCTTGATATACTGCTTCAGTCCTTCCCAAAGCGCTGCCGGATCCCCGTCCGCCGGTGCGGCTCCGGAATACGGATGGCTCTGTGTCCCTGACTCCGGCGTCACGGGGGCCGCCGAAACCGCCTCGGAAGACCTCCGCTCCAATTCGCCGGCGGCCACCGTCTCCCTCCGGCCGGTCACCGTCCCGTTCCCCCCTCCGCCCTCCTGCGGACCGCCGGACAAGCGCGATTCCATGCGCTCCAGCCTGTTCAGCACCTGTTCGATGGGCAACAACGGCTCCAGGCAGGCCATTCGG
The DNA window shown above is from Syntrophales bacterium and carries:
- a CDS encoding YbaB/EbfC family nucleoid-associated protein, translated to MSNNFGNIVKQAKKIQEKMAKLQEELALRTVEASAGGGMVTVVVNGRNELLSIRIERDVVNPDDLEMLQDLILAAVNEGMRKSQEMMATEMSKITGGFNIPGMA
- the recR gene encoding recombination mediator RecR, whose protein sequence is MNGYAPPIRRLIEELSRFPGIGEKTATRLATFIIRGSREDAQRLAESIVDVKRKIHLCSVCFHLSEGDVCPICADSSRDRGTVCVVEEPDALIAIEESQSYRGTYHVLHGALAPLDGVGPEQLRLQELLDRIVRGGVREVILATNPNVQGESTALLITKMLRQTDVTITRIAQGVPVGGELKYADRMTLGKALEFRRGM
- a CDS encoding fumarate hydratase translates to MAQVREIPCREITEAVRRLFMEANTELPADLLKTVRDARERETSSVACSILDRILENADVACREKLPLCQDTGLAIVFAEIGQDVHVVDGDFPSAVREGVRQAYRDGYLRKSVCDPLSRVNTGDNTPAILHTEIVPGHRIRIIAMPKGGGSENMSGVSMLLPAAGWEGIRQHVLQKVAEGAANACAPVLVGVGIGGAMETAIVLARRALLRTIGEPNGSDERLRDLERGLLADINALGIGPQGLGGRTTALAVHVEMAPCHIASLPVAFQLQCHAVRHREAIL